Proteins from a genomic interval of Bos mutus isolate GX-2022 chromosome 26, NWIPB_WYAK_1.1, whole genome shotgun sequence:
- the FAM24B gene encoding protein FAM24B, producing the protein MFCIGGAILLAMLVLMAVVICLYYKVANALNMPKVPVCLALKNNPATVNPDKVSAALTTGSYPSLQCCDECNLYSGFDALPPCCCNVNEGL; encoded by the exons ATGTTCTGCATTGGTGGCGCTATCCTGTTGGCCATGCTCGTTCTGATGGCCGTTGTCATCTGTCTTTACTACAAAGTAGCCAACGCACTGAA CATGCCAAAGGTACCTGTTTGTTTGGCCTTAAAAAATAATCCAGCCACGGTCAACCCGGACAAGGTCAGTGCGGCCCTCACCACTGGGTCTTATCCCAGCCTCCAGTGCTGTGACGAATGTAACTTGTATTCCGGCTTCGATGCCCTGCCTCCGTGCTGCTGTAATGTAAACGAGGGGCTCTGA